TTAGTGTTTGTACTGTGTAATGTTACCTATCACTccaacttttttaacattttctaatttttgaaGTTAGTGTACCCACAACTCAAGCACACAAATAATCATATAAACATAACCAACTAAATAAAAGTCTGATATATTCAACCTATAGTTcccacaaaaatattatttacttgCTCTCAGGTGGTGCGTTATTTGTTCCTTCCTCCTTGAAGATAAAATCCCTTCCTGTCCTCCCAGTAAACAAACGGTTATTGACCTCCGTGGGATTTGATCCTCTTTCATCTTTGCCTCCTCTAGTTTTTGTCCATCTTTTCCAAgtgtacatttttaaaattattttacagaattaacATGTTACTATGGTCTTCTAAAGAACGAAAATAAATGTACAGAAATAATATTTGCTACATGTAAACAGcacaatcaacaacaataATAGGACCATATCAAGGTTTTTGGCCTCATTTACAAACTACAGATACACAAtagaaaaatttgttttacaaaatgtacAGACGTACTTTTAGAAAAATAGAGAACCACAAAATTACAATAGTCTGATGaaaaattacataatattacaatttaaacagaCAGACAAGAATATGTGAAACAAACTTTCAggtaaactttaattatattttaaattcaccatAGTTTGTTCagcattataataaattacagCACCATCCTATCCTGACTTGGTTCTCGACTCATTGTGAATCCAGGATTCTTTATTTGCCTTAATTCTGTATGTTGTCGTTGTAATATCCCCATCTTGCATTCAAGCAACGCTTCTAGATCTTTCCACATCTCCATCTGCTGCTTATCACTGTTATGGTTCTCCCTAACATTCTTCTGTTTTTCCCTCAAACTTTTAGCCAGGTTCTCCTGCTCTTGTATTTTCTTTGAATAAATTTCACGAAATCCCTTTTTCTTGTCACCGCTTGTGTACACCTTCATTTCATTATTAGCGCGATCGATTTTCCCCTGCAGGATTTTGTTCATGCTCTGTATGTAATGAAACCTACTATCATGGTTCATGCATTCCTCTCTCAGTGCTGCCACAGCATGTTCCAGCTGTGAACGATTTGATTCCAAACCAGCGGCAACACTGTCATAATGGGACTTCTTTTCATTATACTCTGTCATTATTTCCTGGCACCTTTGACGCATTGGTCGCAGCTCTTTAATAACAGGTGCAAGCAGATTCTTCTTATCTTGTATCACAGAATTGAGTTGATGCACCATGTCCGACATATCATCTAAAGTTCGATGTTTTGCCTCATCAAAGTCACTCTTCATGGCTGATACCTTCTCCAACTCATCCTGTGTATCACGGAAGCCCGACACTCCTCTTTTATTTTCCAACACGTTTAACTTCCTTTGTGACTGATCATTCAGTTTTTGTAGAATAGTTTCAGTTCGTACCAAAACTCCCATTTCAGATCTTAACTCTGCCAGCTCAGCTCTGTTGCTCTTATATTGATTACTCTTTGTACGAAGTCCAATGATAAACTTCTTGTAATCGTCTCCCTTTAACACTTCCCCGCCAAGCTCCTGAAGTGTCGCTCTCTTCTGTCTCAGCTCATTTTCCAATTGATCAACCTCTTCCCTCTTACTCTGCACTGTTTCAGCAAGAGTTTCCTTCTTGTGCGACAATATAGACGCCTGTTGCCTAAACAGAGCAAGCTTGTCTTTTGCAGGATTGCCATGCACCATCTTTTTCTCAACAAGTCTGTTAATCTTTGATGTAGCATCTTCTATTTCATCTTCAATTCGATGCAAATCTTGCTGTGAGATTGCTGGTTCCATAGCAACTCTTTGCAGATCACtaacatttttctttaaagtttCAATTTCTTTTGGCAGCTTCTCAGACACTAGGTACTCATTCAATCGATTATCTTCCTGCATCCGTGAAATCAATGACTCAGGAGATGAATTTGCTCCTCCCTGCTTCATCTCATACACCTGCTGCTTCTTCCTCTGCAAAGTTTGCTCCGCTGACTGCATCAACCTCCTCTGCTGCTGAATCTTCTTCTGGATGTCCTCTCCTCGCTCCTTTTCTTTCCTCATCCTTTGAGCGATCTGCAAGCTATCAGCAAAGTCCGGAGTACCTTCAGCCTTCTTCCTAACTCTCTCCACTTTCCTCATAAGATTCTCTTTTTCTTCCTCCATCGTCTTAATGTCCGTCTTCACCTCTGAAGTCCCATGACTCTGTTTTTTCAAGTCCGTGAGCTCCCTGTGCATCTGATGAAAATGTTCCTGGAGCTCGCAATACTTTGTCCATGATTCCTGCATCGCAAAATCCGAGGAATCGTGCAGCAGTTCATCTGGAACTCCAAGTTTTACCAAATACTTTGCCAGATACgctcttgtttttaacacGTCCAAATTGGTCAGCAAATACACAAGAATGGGGTTAATGACAGGTTTATCTCCAAGCACAATCCCTTGTCGAAAGCTTGAAACATCAGCATTGGGTGGTGGGgtgtactttaaatttttcaagCAGCCAAGAGTGCGCTGTGTCCGTGCATCTGAAGCTTCATCTCTAATATCTCCTGATTGTGAAGGGTCAATAGTTGCCAATACATCGTTTAGCAGCTGCAACAGTTGTTCAGGACCATACGAATGAAACGATATCAAGTTCACATTCTTTTTGAatggttctttgtttaaaagctCCACGATAAGCTTGGCTTCTTCAGTCATTATGGGATTTTAGAAATCCACCACTGTTATAGTATGAATTTCTGCAAACACATaggtgttttaataaaacataaaaagggAAACCaaacaagttataaatataaagaaatagTTGGCATATTACACCTTATATCCTGTTTGccaactgttgtttaaaacgaaTCAATAAACcatgtttaataatatatgcaTAAATTCCTGTTTAAAGTTGTCCAAATACTTTAAAAGTAATAGCTTTGAGTAAATGaacattaatttaactttaaaggcTGAATTATTTCTGATGCAGATTATGACGGTCTATGACCTACTCCACAGTCcacaataataatatactGAAACTTAGGTCATAAACACAAACAGGTCGTACTAGGCATTTAATTCTATAGATATGCGGGTCTaagctattttaaacaataaatccaatgtttattttaacttccAAGACTTTACACAGACGTAAATTTGGTATGCTTTACTTTTGTAGCATCATGCCTAATTCAAGCGGTTGTAAATTAATTAGGGGTCAGCATATGTCGCTTTCAGCGACAGTTCTTCGTAATAAAAGCTTATAACCTATGATAGGCGTAGATAGTGTTGCAAGTTGTACGATCGCGATAAATTATACCACAAATTTATCTACAGAAGGTTTTCACATTTTACAATCAACCCCCTCACCCCTATCGCTTTTAAAAGATACAAACCTAAGAAGTATTGTTGTCGAAATCGCGGAACAAAAGAGGTTACTGACTGCCGAGCCATCCGTACGAAATGCACAACTAATTAATTAGGAAACATTGCTTATTACAAAGTTTGAAATGAAGAACGAAGTAAGTCAGAAAGATATCAGTATTCagtatatatttcataacatGAGAGGTATGATCATTTTGTATAGTTTATTATGTGTGCATAGtgtatacaaaaaaagaagTATTCTTTGAAATCTGTTTTACCTTGACGTTTCCAAAAACAAGGTTAATGCAACAAATGGTATTAGATTACAATTAAGTTCGGTTCAATGTAGTTAAAATGAACCAGTTTGCCACCTCTGCTGGTCCAGGGGCACGAAGAAAAGAATTTCAACACACAAGAAGATATGGAAAAGCTTCAGAGGAAAAAAAGAACAGCGAACATGAATCTGAACTTCGTGTTCCAAGAATGAATGTGCGTAGAGCAAATGAAAGAAATTACAATGGTGTTTCTTGTAACAGTGATGAAAATGTATATGGAGAAATAGATGTAAATCCTATCGTCTCTGTTTCATTTCCTACGAAAAGTGTTGTTCAAGCGGCTAAAGAAAACGATGCTCTActaaactttaatttgaaaatcaGCACAAACGATATTAAGAATCATACAGAATCTGCAATTGATCATTCTGGTTTTCACCCTTGCACTACAAGTCGATTGGAATCTGACCCAGAAATAGGCAGTAACTTTTTTTGTCATGATTCAATACCagcacaaaataataattttaatgacATGCTTTTACTGGAACAACCGAAATTTAAAGTGCGCCCGAGACGCCATGTTTATCATACAATTGAGTTACCGGATCGAAATGACATATCTGATGGTACCCCATCAAACaatcacaaagttaaaataatctCTTCACCTCCTATTCCACCAAAACCACATTATCTTCGCTCTGGTTTTAACAGCAAGCTTCCCCCAAAACTTCCTCCTAAAGTTGTTAATGCAAATGCTGCAATGAAGAGGAAACAACTTAATGAGGAATACTTTGAAAACATTAGAAAAAGTATGGACTTTAATTTGAGTGAAAGTGATGAAGCAGGTTTGCAAGAAGAAGCTATTAGTATTACAATTCCAGGAACAGAAACTCATCCATACTGGACAATATCTGATACAACAACCAACACAACTCAGAATTTGACTACAGAAACTTCTTCCACCCAGTTAGAAACCCCATTGATCAAGAACACACCTTTAACATTGGATGTGCATAAACAAAGAAGGCAGGAGTTTGTGGACAGTTTAAAAGCTTTGAAACAGTGTGGATGGTATTGGGGAAACATGTCATGGGAGGATGCTGAATCAATGTTAGCACAAAGACCTGGTGAAGAAGGTAAATATAGTTCATGTTACATTTCGGTGCCGtaacacagtggttagcaGACCTTCCTCTAACCAcgggttatgggttcaagggtagtagctgctactattgtggcctgttggcgtatgtgtccttgaacaaaacacttagctattgctccaacccaatggtcaccattcactaataggttgtccaaattgtcagccatacaaaaaagacacacccacaaagatacatacatggttagctggaatgaggtgtatgaaacagaacacccatattataatgactgtagttTTCCGGCTAAATGAGGAAagagcaagttacatttattcatcttTATTGACCTAATACttacaaataaagaaaaaaaattaggactgattttaaatgtataaaactaataaaaacagcaacaatgttttattaaacaatctAACTTAAACGCCtacataaaagttatataatatatctatacACTTGAAATTAAAGCTGTTTTCTTTACTTTCACAGGTGTGTTCTTGGTTCGTGACAGCCAAGATCCTTTGCACATATTAACTTTAACAATACGTTCAGTGGAACTATCAATACACCATGTCAGGGTTGAACACACTGaaggtaaaagttaaaactatatatttatattttctaaagttttttaaatgttaatatatagatagcagtaggtagaattttcttaaaaaatttaaagctGTAAAACTCCCTAAACGAAAATTCCACACATATgacaaaaaacatgtttattgcAACAGAGATCTTCTGTTTAGATACAGTGGGAGGAATGACTCATTGTACTAAAATATTGCATTTGATCATGCACATGTTACTTAACAACAATATGTTTTGTGGTAGTCAATGCCATTTAAGCAAGAATtcaattaagtttaataaaatgtgttttgaaTAGCTAACAGTTTGGATGACCCATTATATGTCTCTGTTTGGCCCAAGTACATATACGTTTATAGTAATGGTAGCAGGTTAAAGCATTGAAAGCCAGTATTCCTAAATGATACAAGTGCTCTGTCTCTAACCATTGTGCCATGCTGCAGAACAATTATaaactattttgtatttaacataaattctGACTTATTTAGGTTTAAGTCTTGGTTTTTTAGCTCAGTGTTTATGTTTGGATGGGCGTAAGTAAATTAATGTTTGATTAGATTACGTCTACAAGTTAACATTGTTCGTGGAAAATATTAGTAATTCctggttattattattaacaccACTGTTGTAGTGtggtattgtttttttgttgaatgtCCAATGATTTTCAGGTAAGTTCCAGCTGTACGACCCCGATAGAGGTGTAAGCAGAGGTGCAGCTAACTGTGTGAGACATCCAAatattgtaacttttataaagcTTGCCATGAAGCATTCTCGGTCGggtacttttatttatttcattaagaCACGAAACATGGGCGTACCACCAGTGCAGAtcaggtaaataaataaaataccaaaaattgttaaactaaTTAGACAGCGAATTATCACATATGAAATCACTGCACAATCTCCCAAActgttcattttaaaaattggcaGGCCTATAAAAcgaattttaatttaagattGTTTTTAGTATTTATCACGGAAATAGGCAATAaactgttataatattttattgtatgtaaCAGTTTACactaattttctgttttatttatttttagacttCTCACCCCAATTTCTCGTTTCACTTGTGTCAAGTCATTGAAATACTATGTCCGATTCACCATCAGAGACTCTGTTCCTTATGATTCAATCACAAACTTACCTATACCACACGATCTGAAGGAATATCTTCTCAATTCACCATATTTCGATGCAACAGAAGATTTACAATGTGCATTGCTATCATGAAACATAAATAACCACAGTAGTTAACTAACTTTGTAACTTATGTGCATTCTTATAAAAGTATAGTCCaactgttttacattttaatctCGTATTTCGTGTTTCTGCTCTGCATAGTTGCAAAGCtacttttgttttcttttatagaCTATAGATATGCAGCATGTTGTATGCTGTGAATGGTAAAAGTTTGTGTTTCTCTATTTCACTGAAAGAAGTGTTATATGGTGTCAAATTCAACCCGAGACATTATTGAATTCACAACATATCCAACATAATATTGCTATGAGCATATGAGGTGCTTGGGGTtgcacatttttattccaCTGTTCTGCCTGGCAATTTATTATGCCTAAATTGGGAaacgttttaatatttttattaatttcttttGTATTTAGCTGTGTTGTGTGCAATATTTATATTCCTAATCTggaagttttaaaatgaaccAGGAATTATTCTTCTTGCAATTTATATGGCTTGCTCGAAACAAGCAGTAGAGTTTGAAAATCTTCTTGATTAGCCTTATGTTTCATTTCCTATTAATTACTGGTTCCCTTGATATTGTTGGTAGCCAGAAATTGTCGTGGGCTGATATTTATAACTTCCAGCAGCATAGAAGATCTTCATTGACTGAAAGGTAACATATGTTAAGGATTTTGGTGGGAATGTGCTGGTTTGCATTTAACTAATCTGTAAGTTTAGTGCTACATTTTCTGAAAAtcggtaaaaaaaaattgttaaaatttgttaaaatatggttAGAAATTAATTATTATAGTGAAGgagttgttaaatttaaacatcgCATGTATTCAATCGCGTGAAAATGGTGCCCTGCAGAAAATGTTGAAATTCTACCAACTGTCGGTGTGTGCAGTGAAGGATGACGAGGGCAAATCACCGTTCACAACCGCCAAGCCTTGAGATATGAAGCGCTGGTAATAGCTTGACTTATGCTACAGTCAGTGAGTTAGTGTTCAAAATTAACGGCATGAGTTGAATTTATAGATAAATTGTACCTTTACGTTACAATGTTGCCGTTAACGTCGGTCGTTCCGTCTCTTTCGGACTTTTGCGGAAGATGCGTTTCTAAAGTATACGCGGTAGAAGATATTGTCTTCATTTTAAGCAACATGGATTTGTCTCTTAAAGTTGTGAATGCAATATTAAGTTGTATGCTCATCAACAGAGTAATGGATGTTGAAAAATTGTACGAAAATCACTCcattttcaacaatttttggAAGAAAGTCGTTTATcagtgtaaaattaaaaactgcgCTTTTCGAAAACGGTTGTTATATTACAAAGATCCATTTCTACCACCCTCATTTAAAACTGGAGAAGAACAAACCAATGAAAAGCAAGTTTTAATTAACAGTTTATTTCAAGAAGCCTTGGATAAAGCGTATTATATTACTTCAAAACTTACTCGATCAATGCCAATGTTTCCACTTCATGTTGCACTTGATGACAATTATCCAAACATTCCTCTTATGGAATGGCTGGTACAATTGACCAAACAAATCAGTTGTTTccatttttatccaaaacacgCTCGAATGCTTTTAAATGAACCACAGATAATTGAAGCAATGCCAAAACATTTGGTACAGTTGGATCTTATGCTAAATGTGACTCTGAACAGAGAAAATACTacttttaaatcattttacacCACTCTATATACTCTTCTTTGGATAAAGTGTGTAAAAAGAGTTGTGTTCTGTAACGCATTTTTTACaacacaatttaaattaacatggGAACTTTGTGCTGGAAAAATTTcatcagaatattttttatcaacatCAAAAGACAGtctcaaaaatttaaatgagtTACAAAATGTTGATATTTGGGAAGCAGCGATTGGTGGAAATGATGTTTTAGCTAAAAGTGATGAAAAAGAGGAGGAAGAAGATGTGGATGTTTACAGCGGTTTTGTGGAAGATAATGGTGATGACTGCGGTCCCAAATCAAGCTCTGTTTCCCAAACTTCATCAGATGCCCAGGAAGTTTCTGAGCGTGTTGCAGTTTCTGAAGTTGTGTTGGAAATAAATGACAATGGATTTCCAATTACAAGTGCCAAGGAATTGTTTCAGTGTGAGttaagatatttaaaaaaacttaaaatctACCTGCTAGGTCTTGGACCTATGCACAAACTGAGTACAGAGCAAAAGTTTGTGGATGAGATTGTCAAATTACTTTGCAATCCAGTCACCCAACTTCGTGTTCTagttttttctaattttactttttattcattCTGCTTGCATAAAATAATGAAAGGAATCGTGACCATGTACAACAACACAGGTGCCACTTTTGATTTCTTATCATTTGTTAACTGCCGGTGGCAAGAAAACTTATCTCCTTTAGGGTTCGTGTATGATAACCCTTGTGCTGCTCAACCTGAGAAAAGTTTCCTTGGTATATTACATCtacaaagtttattatttGCTCACGCTGATGGAGAAATCTCGCAACCATTATCACTTTGGCAGCAATCTTTTATTCAGACTTTAAATCCAGCAACTGTGTATGTGCTTGGGCAACCAAGTTTTGAGTTTAACGAAGTGCACGTTCCTCCTGCGTTGTTGCAAGTGGATATTCTAAAAGCTGTAATGTGCAACAGAAGTTCTGGCCTTCAACACATTGTTGTGTACCTTCCTTCTCCCTCCAGTCAACTATATGAGACCATGGTTTGAAATGTTGCTTGAAACTTTCACATCTTTGAGTCAACCTCTTCTAAAATTACTTGTAATTTCCAAACACCCACTTCCTGTAAAACTTACTAAATTAATCACAGAAAAAGGGATACAGTTTGGTTCAATGCAGCTTGATCTTGACGATACAAGTCACCTTCCTGGAAACTCAGTAGAAGACCATGTTTCAGAAATGTAATATAAActtataggctatatatataccaatgcTTGACAATAACATATTCAAATTTCTTTCTAATAAAAATCAGTTCAACTGTGTTTTCTTACTATGTGTATTTACTACCTCAAATGTAAAGCAAGCTACATGCTACTGTAACAACCTGTATAGTTAATGGTTATTATATATTGCTATGGCTTTCCATTTCACCATGCATTAGCATTACTTTCTTTTCTTATTTGTGCCTAAGCTgccaataatttaaaagttcatttttttgtatttttttctgaagGTGATTGTTTTAGGAGTAATAGAATGTCTGCAGCTGACGATGATACTGAGCTTAGGGATTTGTTGGTTCAAACACTGGACAAAAATGGAGTTCTTGGGAAAATAAAAGCTGAGCTCCGAGCTAGCGTTTTTCTTGCTTTAGATTCCTCTGAGCAGAACAAATATAAATCAGGACTAGCTAACACAAAACTGCAAAATTTTCTGGCAACTGAAGATGGAAAAATTTGCCTAAATGTTGTGAAAGATTTTCttgaacattttaatttagattACACAAGTTCTGTGCTGGGACCCGAAACAAATTCCACAAACACCTCGTTCTCAACTGAGGAATTACAAAGG
The DNA window shown above is from Ciona intestinalis chromosome 3, KH, whole genome shotgun sequence and carries:
- the LOC100182630 gene encoding intraflagellar transport protein 81 homolog, producing MTEEAKLIVELLNKEPFKKNVNLISFHSYGPEQLLQLLNDVLATIDPSQSGDIRDEASDARTQRTLGCLKNLKYTPPPNADVSSFRQGIVLGDKPVINPILVYLLTNLDVLKTRAYLAKYLVKLGVPDELLHDSSDFAMQESWTKYCELQEHFHQMHRELTDLKKQSHGTSEVKTDIKTMEEEKENLMRKVERVRKKAEGTPDFADSLQIAQRMRKEKERGEDIQKKIQQQRRLMQSAEQTLQRKKQQVYEMKQGGANSSPESLISRMQEDNRLNEYLVSEKLPKEIETLKKNVSDLQRVAMEPAISQQDLHRIEDEIEDATSKINRLVEKKMVHGNPAKDKLALFRQQASILSHKKETLAETVQSKREEVDQLENELRQKRATLQELGGEVLKGDDYKKFIIGLRTKSNQYKSNRAELAELRSEMGVLVRTETILQKLNDQSQRKLNVLENKRGVSGFRDTQDELEKVSAMKSDFDEAKHRTLDDMSDMVHQLNSVIQDKKNLLAPVIKELRPMRQRCQEIMTEYNEKKSHYDSVAAGLESNRSQLEHAVAALREECMNHDSRFHYIQSMNKILQGKIDRANNEMKVYTSGDKKKGFREIYSKKIQEQENLAKSLREKQKNVRENHNSDKQQMEMWKDLEALLECKMGILQRQHTELRQIKNPGFTMSREPSQDRMVL
- the socs7 gene encoding suppressor of cytokine signaling (The RefSeq protein has 5 substitutions compared to this genomic sequence), which encodes MNQFATSAGPGARRKEFQHTRRYGRASEEKKNSEHESELRVPRMNVRRANEKNYNGVSCNSDENVYGEIDVNPIVSVSFPTKSVIQAAKENDALLNFNLKISTNDIKNHTESAIDHSGFHPCTTSRLESDPEIGSNFFCHDSITAQNNNFNDMLLLEQPKFKVRPRRHVYHTIELPDRNDISDGTPSNNHKVKIISSPPIPPKPHYLRSGFNSKLPPKLPPKVVNANAAMKRKQLNEEYFENIRKSMDFNLSESDEAGLQEEAISITIPGTETHPYWTISDTTTNTTQNLTTETSSTQLETPLIKNTPLTLDVHKQRRQEFVDSLKALKQCGWYWGNMSWEDAESMLAQRPGEEGVFLVRDSQDPLHILTLTIRSVELSIHHVRVEHTEGKFQLYDPDRGVSRGAANCVRHPNIVTFIKLAMKHSRSGTFIYFIKTRNMGEPPVQIRLLTPISRFTCVKSLKYYVRFTIRDSVPYDSITNLPIPHDLKEYLLNSPYFDATEDLQCALLS